Proteins from one Plasmodium cynomolgi strain B DNA, chromosome 10, whole genome shotgun sequence genomic window:
- a CDS encoding hypothetical protein (putative) — translation MILVSFLNGTKIIWGRRKEKPFLLDIFKIGKNVGKASTCSSGHTSKGVSESVNGKEKFIQLRHSDSATRYQVNGIMKTNNWPKKKISKKKNELYIFLKKTGNKKVDFHKLNIALTKKIGEMQNFNEVYKLIYYNKDILVPINYVVCVYRMYKLAKQKECRIVNYEMHVNSRVVGVSIDELCRMAALDQVNDYGELSQGVTMQGGESTSIRSSYGSGEGCDFPKRQRNPFMMDPQEQPRYLCLDYKNDILQHMVNQINKNYFMNKLTYRHLSNLLFALINLKYYDIATYLIYAKHVISMYVHLSSQAIANITYSYALLFSFYSIDFTMCYENYVYKYYIPTGEGTSEALHHDRINLMFLLLSRWMCMKAIKHLNGNCKGKYDMDSFYKGVLSNTEELNEKEKKYHLQFNSENYVQIDNIYIDLMLRTIHQNRKYVFPKFNEKDICNFIQSVCTYYPIKKLYQTCKSNGNASYAVSLGNADSFITFDYDAFLRSALLCTLFHLKKCSYQHYAIIFKCLRNLQNMGDTHNLEGVTIWDDPMSCSLPCGSKSDAHSSEPDHQPDFSSKNYSLYKKGGETHPIYFPKTNSVQNILKKLAKVVVKNLLTKLRSGNDDILYHVNYYKRSSALNLQHLSVYLYNLSLMNELYVEDKTRKELTQLLISILEKGIKRVHSFDSKSANVKLEDNFLQQSYDNLVCLSNINYALNKNNITNESLVLHSAVHFFKMYHVFYKVYRNSERTAPFFNFLEKINERVLSIFNWTFSHTGVALMPLFTLINYHYLYLLYVKDAPNLFVLLKKMLLPMTIYNNVTLYQLRLILKLLTNYYMSHVVSKREDATNYLDHLDRIHDDVLTCMYSLSLIIANISHNIRSEKLAIQGNTKPNSDKGEYVYFYINLAHTLLRSYFYHMYSLNTGNIKKHILCPSQNEDTLMKFYTFYLFVKINMNKHVQYDRNVVKKFVSSSSVPKKGFYFLEKLLPSFSEQNSSSLGHREGRYGESFAHTDLEMSEGAQIRNSSEKEAMDEELNEEIHTVDSYPNKRNHAQMKGDNNKDVLPLYANHIDNRNYSPRENFGIFYLIQKSIHPKEIKMNKRNLLFLKQPDVSQILFNPHVDNELRKVEERVLLTFKQIESSKSHIKIYNYIKNIYEKKKNGTQETFPIQNEYVVNKNNALFVVDIYDKNTNTIFEIDGISHYTKQYIPNKSLDSFSFFYNYKSYYILKHLILRENYNIVHLPLYDSKLCRSIICDYYKATSENG, via the exons ATGATTTTGgtgtcatttttaaatggAACGAAAATAAtatggggaagaagaaaagaaaagccgTTCCTGTTGGACATTTTTAAGATTGGGAAAAATGTTGGGAAAGCTTCCACGTGCTCAAGTGGCCATACCTCAAAAGGGGTATCGGAAAGTGTGAACGGCAAGGAGAAGTTCATCCAGCTGCGGCATTCGGACAGTGCTACCag GTACCAGGTCAACGGAATAATGAAGACAAACAATTGgccgaagaaaaaaatctcaaaaaagaaaaacgaactgtacattttcctaaaaaaaacaggaaacaaaaaggtaGACTTTCACAAGCTAAACATTGCGCTAACAAAAAAGATaggggaaatgcaaaactTTAATGAAGTATATAAGTTGATTTATTACAACAAGGACATTTTAGTCCCCATAAATTACGTTGTATGTGTTTATAGAATGTACAAACTGGCGAAACAGAAAGAGTGCAGGATAGTGAACTACGAGATGCACGTAAATAGCCGTGTCGTGGGTGTAAGCATAGATGAGCTATGTCGGATGGCCGCCCTGGATCAAGTGAACGACTACGGGGAGCTAAGTCAGGGGGTGACTAtgcaagggggggagagcaCCTCGATCAGAAGCAGCTATGGAAGCGGAGAAGGATGTGATTTCCCCAAAAGGCAGAGAAACCCATTCATGATGGATCCACAGGAACAACCACGCTATCTCTGCCTCGACTACAAAAACGACATACTACAACACATGGTGAaccaaataaacaaaaactATTTCATGAACAAGTTAACCTACCGACACTTATCAAACCTGCTGTTTGCATTGATAAACTTGAAATATTACGACATCGCAACCTACTTGATATATGCTAAGCATGTAATCAGCATGTATGTCCACCTGTCATCTCAGGCCATCGCAAATATTACCTACTCGTACGCTTTACTTTTTAGTTTCTACTCAATCGATTTTACAATGTGTTATGAAAATTATGTGTACAAATATTACATACCTACGGGGGAAGGCACGTCAGAGGCGCTACACCATGACCGCATAAACTTGATGTTTTTGCTGCTCAGTCGGTGGATGTGCATGAAGGCTATCAAGCACCTTAACGGAAATTGTAAGGGGAAGTACGACATGGACAGTTTTTACAAAGGCGTTTTATCAAACACGGAAGAgttaaatgaaaaggaaaaaaaatatcacttACAATTTAACTCGGAAAAT TATGTCCAAATTGACAACATTTACATCGATTTGATGCTCCGTACGATTCACCAAAATAGGAAGTATGTTTTTCCAAAGTTTAACGAAAAggatatatgtaattttattcagTCCGTGTGTACTTACTATccgataaaaaaattatatcaaaCGTGCAAGTCCAATGGGAATGCTTCTTACGCGGTTTCTCTTGGGAATGCAGACTCGTTTATCACTTTTGACTATGACGCCTTTTTGAGGAGTGCCCTCCTATGTACCCTCTtccatttgaaaaaatgcagttaTCAGCATTATGCGATTATTTTCAAGTGCCTTCGAAATTTGCAAAACATGGGTGATACCCATAACTTGGAGGGGGTAACAATTTGGGATGATCCCATGTCTTGTTCGTTGCCATGTGGAAGCAAAAGTGACGCTCACTCCTCCGAGCCGGACCATCAACCCGATTtctcttcaaaaaattattcactatataaaaaagggggagaaacaCACCCGATATATTTTCCCAAAACGAACtctgtacaaaatattttaaaaaagttagcaaaagttgttgtaaaaaatttacttacAAAACTTAGGAGCGGAAATGATGACATTCTTTACCATGTAAACTACTACAAGAGAAGTTCGGCTCTAAACTTACAACACTTGTCTGTATACCTTTACAATTTATCCCTCATGAATGAATTATACGTGGAAGACAAGACAAGGAAGGAACTGACCCAACTGctaatttccattttggagaaagGAATAAAACGTGTGCATTCCTTTGACAGCAAAAGCGCAAATGTAAAATTGGaggacaattttttgcaacagAGTTATGACAACTTGGTCTGTCTAAGCAATATCAACTACgcgttaaataaaaataacattacCAACGAATCCTTAGTCCTACACTCAGcagtacattttttcaaaatgtatcACGTGTTTTACAAGGTGTACAGAAATTCCGAAAGGACTGCacccttttttaactttcttgagaaaataaatgaaagagtattatccatttttaattgGACATTTTCACACACAGGGGTAGCCCTCATGCCATTATTCACTTTAATTAATTACCATTATTTGTACCTTTTATATGTGAAAGACGCCCCAAATCTGTTTGtccttttaaagaaaatgttaCTACCAATGACTATATACAATAATGTCACCCTCTACCAGCTGCGCCTCATTTTGAAGCTCCTAACAAATTACTACATGTCTCACGTGGTCAGTAAAAGGGAAGATGCTACTAATTACTTGGACCACCTGGATCGTATCCACGATGATGTGCTAACTTGCATGTATAGCTTATCTTTAATAATAGCAAATATCTCGCATAACATACGGAGTGAGAAACTCGCCATACAAGGGAACACCAAACCGAACAGTGACAAAGGTGAGTACGtctatttttacataaatctGGCACACACGTTGTTAAGAAGTTACTTCTATCACATGTACAGTTTAAACAcaggaaatataaaaaagcacATTTTGTGTCCCTCCCAAAATGAAGACACCCTTATGAAATTTTAcaccttttatttatttgtaaaaattaatatgaataaacATGTGCAATATGATAGGAATGTTGTGAAGAAATTTGTAAGCTCTAGTTCGGTACCCAAAAAGGGGTTTTACTTTTTGGAAAAGTTACTTCCGTCCTTTTCAGAGCAGAACAGTAGCAGTTTGGGGCACAGAGAAGGTCGGTATGGGGAGTCATTTGCACACACCGATTTGGAGATGAGCGAAGGGGCACAAATAAGGAACAGCTCAGAGAAGGAAGCGATGGATGAAGAGTTAAATGAAGAGATCCACACAGTTGACAGTTACCCCAATAAACGGAACCACGCTCAAATGAAAGGAGATAACAACAAGGATGTGCTTCCACTGTACGCAAATCATATTGACAACAGAAATTACTCCCCCAGGGAaaattttggcattttttatttaatacaaaaaagcATTCACccgaaggaaataaaaatgaataaaagaAATCTCCTGTTTTTAAAACAGCCAGATGTATCGCAAATTCTATTTAATCCACACGTTGATAACGAGTTGAGAAAAGTGGAGGAGCGAGTCCTTTTAACGTTTAAACAAATAGAAAGCTCCAAAT